In a single window of the Salvelinus namaycush isolate Seneca chromosome 6, SaNama_1.0, whole genome shotgun sequence genome:
- the LOC120049895 gene encoding ataxin-7-like protein 1 isoform X1 encodes MATLNRQLPSPDTFLCKPWSTFISAAKLHYSDNSLVENRLKELYHNWEGTKLSKEEMHVFGQFPNQEDFCLVVCHVCNQVVKPQGILTHYERRHGSPCPSRGPVVSVKPNVAVSPTPGPTPPLPFRVPRDYPHSRFNKAPLAVYPPKGVRSKTCVSLPVVSLEKMPCLGRAERGTHVRVNCFASTTSCSSPSSLLPSLTPPAPLRGSQEKLVNGRGPTTPCSTTPPSLVDRRPSPARSPLDKRPSSTPSPSPLNHRRPSPSPRTPATPSSLDRKQQTGTKTPRPHRRLSGRVFDPNKHCGVQDPESKRSCTRSLTCKTHSLIHRRAVPGRQKEFDILLAEHKGRAKEKDKAGGQRRESQGGSQSTRANDTTPSTLPPHCHNGRTVSTLKLRWANAHRPRVPGSGGAALLSSTPPVPPGSTQDPPVPVWQRAGGDRDGRLSSDEGDPGTPDDPDIDGDRPSCHYSPHHPRPLGCCAFSSRLMGRGHYVFDRRWDRMRLALHCMVEKHVNAQMWRKVPLAAESPLSLGSPPISTPSPSSLTPPPPLSFPPSTNGAFSIGPYSTAFPQDASAAGLFGVRDPSQPVAPVSALGKPRNGTTTKPIRPPGATGGAAKKRRTTLPPSSDTLRGNNSSYQTLTPTPMLRSGVPPLSGRRKTLGHSASEVGVRAEDWYSNPDQTTTTPYPLTKDHPSPLPPTPSPLPPPSPLAYGGGVEGRKRRSPSAYRGGGKPSKVTKAAAGLDGIFRRNNTGLLASGPESPRQSKLHH; translated from the exons AGATGCACGTGTTTGGCCAGTTTCCCAACCAGGAGGATTTCTGTCTCGTCGTCTGCCATGTCTGCAACCAAGTGGTCAAACCCCAGGGCATCCTCACCCACTACG agcgTCGGCACGGCTCCCCGTGTCCCTCCAGGGGTCCAGTGGTCTCTGTGAAGCCCAATGTGGCAGTGTCCCCCACCCCGGGTCCTACTCCCCCTCTGCCCTTCAGGGTCCCCAGAGACTACCCCCACTCCCGCTTCAACAAGGCCCCGCTCGCTGTCTACCCTCCCAAGGGTGTCCGCAGCAAGACATG tgTGTCGTTGCCAGTAGTGAGTCTGGAGAAGATGCCATGTCTGGGCCGGGCAGAGAGGGGAACACACGTCAGAGTCAACTGCTTTGCTTCCACCACCTcctgctcctctccctcctccctcctcccctccctgacCCCCCCAGCTCCCCTCAGGGGGTCTCAGGAAAAGCTGGTGAACGGCCGCGGCCCAACCACCCCTTGCTCCACCACACCCCCCTCCCTGGTGGACCGCCGGCCCAGCCCGGCCCGCTCTCCCCTGGACAAACGaccctcctctaccccctcacCCTCCCCCCTGAATCACCGCagaccctctccctcccctcggACCCCCGCAACCCCCTCCTCCCTGGACAGGAAACAGCAGACTGGAACCAAGACCCCCAGGCCTCATAGGAGACTGTCAG GGAGGGTGTTTGACCCTAACAAGCACTGTGGAGTCCAAGACCCAGAGAGCAAACGGTCCTGCACGCGATCACTCACCTGCAAG ACTCACTCCCTGATCCACCGACGGGCCGTCCCAGGCAGGCAGAAAGAGTTTGATATCCTCCTGGCGGAACACAAGGGCAGAGCGAAGGAGAAAGATAAGGCGGGAGGGCAGAGGAGGGAGTCACAGGGGGGCAGTCAGAGCACCCGTGCCAATGATACTACCCCCTCCACCCTGCCCCCCCACTGCCACAATGGCAGAACCGTCTCCACTCTCAAACTGCGGTGGGCCAATGCACACAGACCCAG GGTACCTGGTAGTGGGGGTGCTGCTCTCCTTTCCTCCACCCCCCCCGTCCCCCCAGGCTCAACACAGGACCCCCCAGTCCCTGTCTGGCAGAGGGCAGGAGGGGACAGGGACGGTCGTCTGTCCAGTGATGAGGGCGACCCAGGAACACCAGATGACCCTGACATAGACGGAGACCGACCATCCTGCCACTACTCCCCTCACCACCCTCGACCACTGGGG TGCTGTGCGTTCAGCAGCAGGCTGATGGGACGTGGTCACTATGTGTTTGACCGGCGGTGGGACAGGATGAGGCTGGCGTTGCACTGCATGGTGGAGAAACATGTCAACGCTCAGATGTGGAG AAAGGTGCCCCTGGCTGCTGAGAGCCCTCTCTCCCTCGGGAGCCCTCCTATCAGCACTCCTTCCCCCagctctctcacccctcctccccccctctccttccctccctccaccaaCGGAGCCTTCTCCATTGGGCCCTACTCCACAGCCTTTCCCCAGGATGCATCAGCAGCAGGGTTATTTGGCGTCAGGGACCCCTCCCAGCCCGTGGCCCCTGTCTCCGCCCTAGGGAAACCCCGTAATGGCACTACCACCAAACCCATCAGGCCCCCAGGGGCCACTGGTGGCGCGGCCAAGAAGAGGAGGACCACCCTTCCACCTAGTTCTGACACTCTCAGGGGGAACAACAGCAGCTACCAAACTCTGACTCCCACCCCCATGCTCCGCTCTGGCGTGCCCCCCCTTAGTGGTAGGAGAAAGACCTTAGGACACAGTGCCAGTGAGGTGGGGGTCAGGGCTGAGGACTGGTACTCCAACCCTGACCAAACCACCACCACACCCTACCCCCTCACTAAGGACCACCCCAGCCCCTTACCCCCTACTCCCAgcccccttcctcctcccagcCCCCTGGCCTacggaggaggggtggaggggagaaagaggaggagccCCAGTGCGtacagaggaggaggaaagcccagTAAGGTGACCAAAGCAGCAGCAGGGCTGGATGGCATCTTCAGAAGGAACAACACTGGACTTCTGGCCTCAGGCCCCGAGTCACCTCGACAG TCCAAGTTGCATCATTGA
- the LOC120049895 gene encoding ataxin-7-like protein 1 isoform X2: MHSQNQRRHGSPCPSRGPVVSVKPNVAVSPTPGPTPPLPFRVPRDYPHSRFNKAPLAVYPPKGVRSKTCVSLPVVSLEKMPCLGRAERGTHVRVNCFASTTSCSSPSSLLPSLTPPAPLRGSQEKLVNGRGPTTPCSTTPPSLVDRRPSPARSPLDKRPSSTPSPSPLNHRRPSPSPRTPATPSSLDRKQQTGTKTPRPHRRLSGRVFDPNKHCGVQDPESKRSCTRSLTCKTHSLIHRRAVPGRQKEFDILLAEHKGRAKEKDKAGGQRRESQGGSQSTRANDTTPSTLPPHCHNGRTVSTLKLRWANAHRPRVPGSGGAALLSSTPPVPPGSTQDPPVPVWQRAGGDRDGRLSSDEGDPGTPDDPDIDGDRPSCHYSPHHPRPLGCCAFSSRLMGRGHYVFDRRWDRMRLALHCMVEKHVNAQMWRKVPLAAESPLSLGSPPISTPSPSSLTPPPPLSFPPSTNGAFSIGPYSTAFPQDASAAGLFGVRDPSQPVAPVSALGKPRNGTTTKPIRPPGATGGAAKKRRTTLPPSSDTLRGNNSSYQTLTPTPMLRSGVPPLSGRRKTLGHSASEVGVRAEDWYSNPDQTTTTPYPLTKDHPSPLPPTPSPLPPPSPLAYGGGVEGRKRRSPSAYRGGGKPSKVTKAAAGLDGIFRRNNTGLLASGPESPRQSKLHH, encoded by the exons ATGCATAGCCAGAACC agcgTCGGCACGGCTCCCCGTGTCCCTCCAGGGGTCCAGTGGTCTCTGTGAAGCCCAATGTGGCAGTGTCCCCCACCCCGGGTCCTACTCCCCCTCTGCCCTTCAGGGTCCCCAGAGACTACCCCCACTCCCGCTTCAACAAGGCCCCGCTCGCTGTCTACCCTCCCAAGGGTGTCCGCAGCAAGACATG tgTGTCGTTGCCAGTAGTGAGTCTGGAGAAGATGCCATGTCTGGGCCGGGCAGAGAGGGGAACACACGTCAGAGTCAACTGCTTTGCTTCCACCACCTcctgctcctctccctcctccctcctcccctccctgacCCCCCCAGCTCCCCTCAGGGGGTCTCAGGAAAAGCTGGTGAACGGCCGCGGCCCAACCACCCCTTGCTCCACCACACCCCCCTCCCTGGTGGACCGCCGGCCCAGCCCGGCCCGCTCTCCCCTGGACAAACGaccctcctctaccccctcacCCTCCCCCCTGAATCACCGCagaccctctccctcccctcggACCCCCGCAACCCCCTCCTCCCTGGACAGGAAACAGCAGACTGGAACCAAGACCCCCAGGCCTCATAGGAGACTGTCAG GGAGGGTGTTTGACCCTAACAAGCACTGTGGAGTCCAAGACCCAGAGAGCAAACGGTCCTGCACGCGATCACTCACCTGCAAG ACTCACTCCCTGATCCACCGACGGGCCGTCCCAGGCAGGCAGAAAGAGTTTGATATCCTCCTGGCGGAACACAAGGGCAGAGCGAAGGAGAAAGATAAGGCGGGAGGGCAGAGGAGGGAGTCACAGGGGGGCAGTCAGAGCACCCGTGCCAATGATACTACCCCCTCCACCCTGCCCCCCCACTGCCACAATGGCAGAACCGTCTCCACTCTCAAACTGCGGTGGGCCAATGCACACAGACCCAG GGTACCTGGTAGTGGGGGTGCTGCTCTCCTTTCCTCCACCCCCCCCGTCCCCCCAGGCTCAACACAGGACCCCCCAGTCCCTGTCTGGCAGAGGGCAGGAGGGGACAGGGACGGTCGTCTGTCCAGTGATGAGGGCGACCCAGGAACACCAGATGACCCTGACATAGACGGAGACCGACCATCCTGCCACTACTCCCCTCACCACCCTCGACCACTGGGG TGCTGTGCGTTCAGCAGCAGGCTGATGGGACGTGGTCACTATGTGTTTGACCGGCGGTGGGACAGGATGAGGCTGGCGTTGCACTGCATGGTGGAGAAACATGTCAACGCTCAGATGTGGAG AAAGGTGCCCCTGGCTGCTGAGAGCCCTCTCTCCCTCGGGAGCCCTCCTATCAGCACTCCTTCCCCCagctctctcacccctcctccccccctctccttccctccctccaccaaCGGAGCCTTCTCCATTGGGCCCTACTCCACAGCCTTTCCCCAGGATGCATCAGCAGCAGGGTTATTTGGCGTCAGGGACCCCTCCCAGCCCGTGGCCCCTGTCTCCGCCCTAGGGAAACCCCGTAATGGCACTACCACCAAACCCATCAGGCCCCCAGGGGCCACTGGTGGCGCGGCCAAGAAGAGGAGGACCACCCTTCCACCTAGTTCTGACACTCTCAGGGGGAACAACAGCAGCTACCAAACTCTGACTCCCACCCCCATGCTCCGCTCTGGCGTGCCCCCCCTTAGTGGTAGGAGAAAGACCTTAGGACACAGTGCCAGTGAGGTGGGGGTCAGGGCTGAGGACTGGTACTCCAACCCTGACCAAACCACCACCACACCCTACCCCCTCACTAAGGACCACCCCAGCCCCTTACCCCCTACTCCCAgcccccttcctcctcccagcCCCCTGGCCTacggaggaggggtggaggggagaaagaggaggagccCCAGTGCGtacagaggaggaggaaagcccagTAAGGTGACCAAAGCAGCAGCAGGGCTGGATGGCATCTTCAGAAGGAACAACACTGGACTTCTGGCCTCAGGCCCCGAGTCACCTCGACAG TCCAAGTTGCATCATTGA